Proteins found in one Methylobacterium sp. CB376 genomic segment:
- a CDS encoding major capsid protein, whose protein sequence is MLTMDVFRGDAFSAVSLTAAVDRMGYVPGFLGSIPGLMVDTPIRTTDVWIEERLNAPALIQTSPRGAPPAQKGGDRRKARSFRTVRLADSSRIYADELQNIRAYGSETELKQLQGEVARRQLKIKQDFDLTHEHMRLGVIQGLVVDADGSTITDWYDELGQSQDAPFAFQFGSGAEDGAFLEQCNKVNRQVLRRLQGVGGTNVIVHAVVDDNWWDAMTKLPEVRETYKYAMQALQLQNDFMKAFSSFKYGNIMWHNYRGTDDSSTVAVPDMTAKFFPVGAGIFQRALAPAEKFEFVNTLGQAEYSWMVPDLERDTYFDLEMYSYPLYVCTMPQALQRGVAA, encoded by the coding sequence ATGCTGACCATGGACGTCTTCCGCGGCGATGCGTTCTCCGCCGTGTCCCTCACCGCCGCCGTCGACCGGATGGGCTACGTCCCCGGCTTCCTCGGCAGCATCCCGGGCCTGATGGTGGACACCCCGATCCGCACGACGGACGTGTGGATCGAGGAGCGTCTGAACGCCCCTGCGCTCATCCAGACCAGCCCGCGCGGCGCGCCGCCGGCCCAGAAGGGCGGCGACCGCCGCAAGGCCCGGTCGTTCCGCACCGTGCGTCTGGCCGACTCCAGCCGGATCTACGCGGACGAGCTTCAGAACATCCGCGCCTACGGCAGCGAGACTGAGTTGAAGCAGCTCCAGGGCGAGGTCGCCCGCCGTCAGCTCAAGATAAAGCAGGACTTCGACCTGACGCACGAGCACATGCGCCTGGGCGTGATCCAGGGGCTCGTCGTGGACGCGGACGGCTCGACCATCACCGACTGGTACGACGAGCTGGGGCAGAGCCAGGACGCGCCGTTCGCGTTCCAGTTCGGGTCCGGCGCGGAGGACGGTGCGTTCCTGGAGCAGTGCAACAAGGTGAACCGCCAAGTCCTGCGCCGCCTTCAGGGCGTCGGCGGGACGAACGTTATCGTCCACGCGGTCGTGGACGATAACTGGTGGGACGCCATGACCAAGCTCCCGGAGGTCCGCGAGACGTACAAGTACGCGATGCAGGCCCTGCAGTTGCAGAACGACTTCATGAAGGCGTTCAGCAGCTTCAAGTACGGCAACATCATGTGGCACAACTACCGCGGCACGGACGATAGCTCGACCGTGGCGGTACCGGACATGACCGCGAAGTTCTTCCCGGTTGGCGCCGGCATCTTCCAGCGGGCACTCGCCCCGGCCGAGAAATTCGAGTTCGTGAACACGCTCGGTCAGGCCGAATACTCGTGGATGGTGCCCGATCTGGAGCGCGACACCTACTTCGATCTGGAGATGTACAGCTATCCCCTGTACGTCTGCACGATGCCGCAGGCGCTCCAGCGCGGCGTCGCGGCGTAA
- a CDS encoding S49 family peptidase: MHYHRIAGRFYNRPLLVAPATAETISAFLLSRMSAGPAAGGNVGGIEHDAGESLQIFRGHERADGSVEVHTPRASRFYGDYPLAEDGSKRPLPFRRTAEGVAILTLVGEWVNRGGWVGASSGLISYEGFAYQMRMAAADPRTKAILLDLESPGGEAVGAFEAAELVRQVASQKSVTALVNGMASSAAYAIASGASRIVSIPTGLAGSIGVVLMHLDISEYLRAEGMKPTLIFAGDHKVDWNPFEPLPDAVRADLQKEVEGFYAKFVTTVAAGRPGLSEQAIRDTEARTFMGEEAIKAGLVDAIGTFDAVLADLSAAPAAGRSFPSRPTGASMSDNTPTPGASAGFTQSDLDTARAESFAAGKAEGLTEGTKAGASTERERIGAILGSDEAKGREASARHLALSTDLSLDAAKGVLSGLQAAAPAGPSLDARMAGRADLNLDPDTPPAAQTDPKADAAASWDEIVAGMNARLPAAARIPGVR; the protein is encoded by the coding sequence ATGCACTATCACCGCATCGCCGGCCGGTTCTACAACCGGCCGCTTCTCGTCGCGCCCGCGACCGCCGAGACGATCTCGGCCTTCCTCCTCTCGCGCATGTCCGCCGGCCCGGCCGCGGGCGGCAACGTCGGCGGGATCGAGCACGACGCGGGCGAGAGCCTGCAGATCTTCCGCGGGCACGAGCGCGCGGACGGCTCGGTCGAGGTCCACACCCCGCGCGCCAGCCGCTTCTACGGCGATTACCCCCTGGCCGAGGATGGTTCGAAGCGCCCGCTCCCCTTCCGCCGGACCGCCGAGGGCGTCGCCATCCTCACCCTCGTGGGCGAGTGGGTGAACCGGGGCGGCTGGGTCGGCGCGTCCTCGGGGCTCATCTCCTACGAGGGCTTCGCCTACCAGATGCGGATGGCCGCCGCGGACCCGCGGACGAAGGCGATCCTGCTCGACCTGGAGAGCCCCGGCGGCGAGGCGGTCGGCGCCTTCGAGGCGGCCGAGCTCGTCCGGCAAGTGGCGTCCCAGAAGTCCGTGACCGCGCTCGTCAACGGCATGGCCTCCTCGGCTGCCTACGCGATCGCCTCCGGCGCCAGCCGGATCGTCTCGATCCCGACCGGCCTCGCCGGCTCGATCGGCGTCGTCCTGATGCACCTCGACATCAGCGAGTACCTGCGGGCCGAGGGGATGAAGCCGACCCTGATCTTCGCGGGCGACCACAAGGTCGACTGGAACCCCTTCGAACCCTTGCCCGACGCGGTCCGCGCCGACCTCCAGAAGGAGGTTGAAGGCTTCTACGCGAAGTTCGTCACGACGGTCGCGGCCGGGCGGCCGGGCCTCAGCGAGCAGGCGATCCGGGACACCGAGGCCCGCACCTTCATGGGCGAGGAGGCCATCAAGGCGGGCCTCGTCGATGCGATCGGCACCTTCGACGCGGTGCTGGCCGACCTTTCCGCCGCGCCCGCAGCCGGGCGCTCCTTCCCGTCGCGACCCACTGGAGCTTCCATGTCCGACAACACCCCCACGCCCGGCGCCTCTGCGGGCTTCACCCAGTCCGATCTCGACACCGCCCGCGCCGAGAGCTTCGCGGCCGGCAAGGCCGAGGGCCTGACCGAGGGCACCAAGGCCGGTGCCAGTACCGAGCGGGAGCGCATCGGCGCGATCCTCGGCAGCGACGAGGCCAAGGGCCGCGAGGCGAGCGCCCGCCACCTGGCGCTCTCCACCGACCTGTCGCTGGACGCGGCCAAGGGCGTCCTCTCGGGGCTCCAGGCTGCGGCCCCGGCGGGCCCCAGCCTCGACGCCCGGATGGCCGGGCGCGCCGACCTGAACCTCGACCCCGACACGCCCCCGGCCGCTCAGACGGACCCCAAGGCGGACGCCGCGGCGTCCTGGGACGAGATCGTGGCCGGGATGAACGCGCGCCTGCCGGCAGCGGCCCGCATCCCGGGCGTCCGCTAA
- a CDS encoding phage tail-collar fiber domain-containing protein, translated as MSDPLVLTLTRPGLAACVRAQGDGLQAVVDRVAVGRGVPSGISYVGYTPSKDATALQTEVIRVPVISGAKLGAPGQARFRVLAEVPKTSSPSEYAIREVGFFLSDGTLLALWSDPTPGFVLASKTALADVAFSMDLVLDQIPTNALTLAVLEPEIPEWAAAIAELLGAEAGSWRDSMRFVLRRDFNL; from the coding sequence ATGTCTGACCCTCTTGTCCTCACCCTCACGCGGCCCGGTCTGGCGGCGTGCGTGCGCGCGCAGGGCGACGGCCTCCAGGCCGTCGTGGACCGCGTCGCGGTCGGCCGCGGCGTGCCGTCCGGCATCTCCTACGTGGGGTATACGCCCAGTAAGGATGCGACGGCGCTCCAGACCGAGGTGATCCGGGTCCCGGTGATCTCCGGCGCCAAGCTCGGCGCCCCCGGCCAGGCGCGCTTCCGGGTCCTGGCCGAGGTCCCGAAAACGTCGAGCCCCTCCGAGTACGCGATCCGGGAGGTCGGGTTCTTCCTGAGCGACGGCACGCTGCTCGCGCTCTGGTCGGATCCGACGCCGGGGTTCGTGCTGGCCTCGAAGACCGCGCTCGCGGACGTCGCCTTTTCGATGGATCTCGTCCTCGACCAGATCCCCACCAACGCGCTCACGCTGGCCGTCCTGGAGCCCGAGATCCCCGAGTGGGCCGCGGCGATCGCCGAGCTGCTGGGCGCCGAGGCCGGGTCCTGGCGCGACAGCATGCGCTTCGTCCTGCGGCGCGACTTCAACCTCTGA
- a CDS encoding GPW/gp25 family protein → MASCGLDRWTGEPSRDLAHVAQAVQTIFSTRLGERVMHRWFGGGLTELLGRRITPTLLSAYRMLLVLAISTWEPRLKVVRISATGNTVNAVELGQLKFSVICYYRPRGHLGDYTVEGGPRALDIYAVNGSLAVELPRVA, encoded by the coding sequence ATGGCCTCCTGCGGGCTCGACCGCTGGACGGGCGAGCCCTCGCGGGACCTCGCCCACGTCGCCCAGGCGGTCCAGACGATCTTCTCGACCCGCCTGGGCGAGCGGGTCATGCACCGCTGGTTCGGCGGCGGTCTGACCGAGCTGCTGGGGCGGCGCATCACGCCGACCCTGCTGTCGGCCTACCGTATGCTGCTGGTCCTGGCGATCTCGACCTGGGAGCCGCGGCTGAAGGTCGTGCGGATCTCGGCCACCGGCAACACGGTCAACGCCGTCGAGCTGGGCCAGCTCAAGTTCTCGGTCATCTGCTACTACCGCCCGCGCGGTCATCTCGGAGACTATACAGTCGAGGGAGGACCGCGCGCCCTCGACATCTACGCGGTCAACGGCTCTCTGGCCGTAGAGCTGCCGCGCGTCGCCTGA
- a CDS encoding baseplate assembly protein, with protein MTRFTDIDLSRLPPLPALPTFDAIYAARMADVAARLNKAGIPYDVGALATDTVAILQETGAYRETLVYTAYDDATRAVLLATSWGPYLDHLGATQTPAVARLPLVANPRTYVFETDAAADWESDDDFRARIQLAPESLSGAGPEGAYISFALGVAGVKAAAAYGPMSYGGTPEAPFAPLGHVHVPIVANTGDGTAADDLIATVQAALRAEDRRPLADFVTVSSANIIPYRIEAVLYVGGGADRGVVQAEAAKRFAAQAKRQHRPGAAQLLQMLYGAAYVPDASGAILVEQVDLISPLADVNGNPISPDTPDPAYCAPYCTDVAVTVEVVGD; from the coding sequence GTGACCCGCTTTACGGACATCGACCTCTCGCGCCTGCCCCCGTTGCCGGCGCTGCCGACCTTCGACGCGATCTATGCGGCCCGGATGGCCGACGTGGCCGCCCGCCTCAACAAGGCGGGCATCCCCTACGACGTCGGGGCGCTCGCGACCGACACGGTCGCGATCCTCCAGGAGACGGGCGCCTATCGCGAGACGCTGGTCTACACGGCCTACGACGACGCGACCCGCGCCGTCCTGCTCGCGACCTCCTGGGGGCCCTACCTCGACCACCTCGGCGCGACGCAGACCCCCGCGGTTGCCCGCCTGCCGCTGGTCGCCAACCCTCGGACCTACGTCTTCGAGACTGACGCGGCGGCGGACTGGGAGTCCGACGACGACTTCCGGGCCCGGATCCAGCTCGCGCCCGAAAGCCTCTCCGGCGCCGGCCCGGAGGGCGCCTACATCTCGTTCGCCCTCGGGGTCGCCGGGGTCAAGGCGGCGGCGGCCTACGGGCCCATGAGCTACGGCGGCACGCCCGAGGCGCCCTTCGCGCCCCTCGGGCACGTTCACGTCCCGATCGTCGCGAACACGGGCGACGGGACCGCCGCCGACGACCTGATCGCGACCGTCCAGGCCGCGCTGCGGGCGGAGGACCGCCGCCCGCTCGCGGACTTCGTGACCGTCTCCAGCGCGAACATCATCCCGTACCGGATCGAGGCGGTCCTCTACGTCGGCGGCGGCGCGGACCGCGGCGTGGTTCAGGCCGAGGCCGCGAAGCGGTTCGCGGCCCAGGCCAAGCGCCAGCACCGCCCTGGGGCGGCGCAGCTCCTCCAGATGCTCTACGGGGCCGCCTACGTGCCCGACGCCTCCGGGGCCATCCTGGTCGAGCAGGTGGACCTGATCTCGCCGCTGGCCGACGTGAACGGCAACCCGATCAGCCCGGACACGCCCGACCCTGCCTACTGCGCCCCCTACTGCACGGACGTCGCCGTGACGGTGGAGGTGGTCGGTGACTGA
- a CDS encoding phage tail protein I, protein MTDPVKRPNLLPSNATPRERAHADTDGRLDDRAAEAAQIVALKDPDNTPEAIEPYVAWEKSVDVWDPPWLAPIRRAAIKAAPEVHAYKGTPRAMRIALSAFGIDAEIVEWWQTSPPGRPYTFKLTAHVHSRLYEGGELIDPRTVKVVFGTVMRVKPVSRAFDLVLAAGLDSRLGAAAVAVARSRVRVAAYADNLERCTATIGAVGVLVARSVLRLSLVSSDV, encoded by the coding sequence GTGACTGATCCGGTCAAGCGGCCGAACCTCCTGCCGAGCAACGCGACCCCGCGGGAGCGGGCCCACGCCGATACGGACGGGCGCCTGGACGACCGCGCCGCCGAGGCCGCGCAGATCGTTGCCCTGAAGGACCCGGACAACACTCCAGAGGCGATCGAGCCCTACGTCGCCTGGGAGAAGTCGGTCGACGTCTGGGACCCGCCTTGGCTGGCCCCGATCCGGCGCGCGGCGATCAAGGCCGCACCGGAGGTCCACGCCTACAAGGGCACGCCCCGGGCGATGAGGATCGCCCTCTCGGCCTTCGGGATCGACGCCGAGATCGTGGAGTGGTGGCAGACCAGCCCCCCGGGCCGCCCCTACACCTTCAAGCTGACCGCCCACGTCCACTCGCGGCTCTACGAGGGCGGGGAGCTGATCGACCCCCGGACCGTCAAGGTGGTCTTCGGGACGGTGATGCGGGTCAAGCCGGTGTCCCGCGCCTTCGACCTCGTTCTGGCCGCCGGCCTGGACTCGCGGCTCGGCGCCGCCGCCGTCGCGGTCGCGCGCTCCCGGGTCCGAGTCGCCGCCTACGCCGACAACCTGGAGCGCTGCACCGCCACGATCGGCGCCGTGGGCGTCCTCGTCGCCCGCTCCGTCCTCCGCCTCTCGCTGGTGAGCTCCGATGTCTGA
- a CDS encoding terminase gpA endonuclease subunit: protein MADSDQPAAAPTWWAHARKNLPALLERIALFVRPTPRLTPDAWGAQNRAYPASSGHPGPRDPYLTPYAVPIGRAIAERRARRVVGVMGAQSGKSETLLDVIGHRLDQDPAPILYVGPNRQFLTEQLEPRIMRLLDEAPTLANKVSRGKRMTKTRKVIGGVPLRLAHAGSSTALKADPASLAVTDEADEMLANVRGQGDPFGLIDARGDTYADFVHAIVSTPSRGPKEAEIDPVSGLEFWKVMPADDFESKVWRLFQAGTRYHWTWRCPECQERFIPRFSCLGYEGKGDERHTTPARARETAHIVCPRNGCILTEADKPDMNASGVYVAPGQAIAADGTVTGEPPASDTISFWVSGLCSPFRSLGDRAAAYVEAVQGGDSANIQTVVNAGFGECYNEAPLNAPKIESIKAKIVPYRLGDVPREVMRLTAGVDVQKRSIFYVVRGWGARGASWLLQAEELQGLTDGEDVWDDLADALTSPYGGLRVEKAFIDSGFRPDKPDAGDVHRVYAFARRYDWLVVPTKGMPTRAQPMTIRKHEVDTKGKAARFSVDLATLDSDYFKSLVSSRIQTPVGRPGSFHLPLDISERYCRHLISEVREIVAGKPVWTQVSRDNHWLDSEALAAAAGYLLNVLRIPDGVMRDWDETAPPPLPAVGDDVPPAAAPLQAAKAAVAQKSLRDSLSSRMAARAAGFNRR, encoded by the coding sequence ATGGCAGACAGTGACCAGCCCGCCGCGGCGCCGACCTGGTGGGCGCACGCGCGAAAGAACCTTCCTGCGCTTCTGGAGCGGATCGCCCTCTTCGTCCGCCCGACCCCCCGGCTGACCCCGGACGCCTGGGGCGCGCAGAACAGGGCGTATCCCGCCAGCTCGGGCCATCCCGGCCCCCGCGACCCGTACTTGACGCCCTACGCGGTCCCGATCGGCCGGGCGATTGCGGAGCGCCGCGCCCGCCGGGTGGTCGGCGTCATGGGCGCCCAGAGCGGCAAGTCCGAGACGCTGCTGGACGTGATCGGGCACCGGCTCGACCAGGATCCGGCCCCGATCCTCTACGTCGGCCCGAACCGGCAGTTTCTGACGGAGCAGCTTGAGCCGCGGATCATGCGGCTGCTGGACGAGGCCCCGACGCTCGCCAACAAGGTCAGCCGCGGCAAGCGGATGACGAAGACGAGGAAGGTCATCGGCGGCGTCCCGCTGCGCCTCGCGCACGCGGGCTCCTCGACGGCCCTGAAGGCCGACCCGGCCTCGCTCGCGGTCACGGACGAGGCGGACGAGATGTTGGCGAACGTGCGCGGCCAGGGCGACCCCTTCGGCCTGATCGACGCCCGCGGCGACACCTACGCGGACTTCGTGCACGCGATCGTCTCGACGCCCTCGCGCGGCCCCAAGGAGGCGGAGATCGACCCCGTCTCGGGTCTCGAATTCTGGAAGGTGATGCCGGCCGACGACTTCGAGTCGAAGGTCTGGCGCCTCTTTCAGGCGGGCACGCGGTATCACTGGACGTGGCGGTGCCCGGAGTGTCAGGAGCGCTTCATCCCCCGCTTCTCGTGCCTCGGCTACGAGGGCAAGGGCGACGAGCGGCACACGACGCCGGCCCGGGCCCGCGAGACGGCGCACATCGTCTGCCCCCGCAACGGCTGCATCCTGACCGAGGCGGACAAGCCGGACATGAACGCCTCGGGCGTCTACGTCGCGCCCGGGCAGGCGATCGCGGCGGACGGGACGGTGACGGGCGAGCCGCCCGCCAGCGACACGATCAGCTTCTGGGTATCCGGCCTCTGCTCGCCCTTCCGCTCTCTCGGGGACCGCGCCGCGGCCTACGTCGAGGCGGTCCAGGGCGGGGACAGCGCCAACATCCAGACGGTCGTCAACGCCGGCTTCGGGGAATGCTACAACGAAGCGCCCCTGAACGCCCCCAAGATCGAGTCGATCAAGGCGAAGATCGTCCCGTATCGCCTGGGCGACGTGCCGCGCGAAGTCATGCGCCTTACCGCCGGGGTCGACGTCCAGAAGCGGTCGATCTTCTACGTCGTCCGCGGCTGGGGCGCGCGCGGCGCCTCCTGGCTGCTCCAGGCGGAGGAGCTGCAGGGGCTCACGGACGGCGAGGACGTCTGGGACGACCTCGCGGACGCGCTCACCTCCCCCTACGGCGGCCTGAGGGTCGAGAAAGCCTTCATCGACTCGGGCTTCCGGCCGGACAAGCCGGATGCCGGGGACGTCCACCGGGTCTACGCCTTCGCCCGCCGCTACGACTGGCTGGTCGTGCCGACCAAGGGCATGCCGACCCGGGCGCAGCCGATGACGATCCGCAAGCACGAAGTCGACACGAAGGGGAAGGCGGCGCGGTTCTCGGTCGATCTGGCGACCCTCGACTCGGACTACTTCAAGTCGCTGGTGTCGAGCCGGATCCAGACGCCGGTCGGACGCCCGGGCTCCTTCCACCTCCCGCTCGACATCTCCGAGCGCTACTGCCGGCACCTGATCTCGGAGGTCCGCGAGATCGTCGCCGGCAAGCCGGTCTGGACCCAGGTCAGCCGCGACAACCACTGGCTCGACTCCGAGGCATTGGCGGCGGCGGCTGGCTACCTACTCAACGTCCTGCGCATCCCCGATGGGGTGATGCGCGATTGGGACGAGACGGCGCCCCCGCCGCTCCCGGCGGTGGGGGACGACGTCCCGCCCGCCGCGGCCCCGCTCCAGGCGGCGAAGGCGGCGGTGGCCCAAAAATCCCTCCGGGACAGCCTCTCGTCTCGCATGGCGGCCCGCGCGGCCGGCTTCAATCGGAGATAG
- a CDS encoding phage major tail tube protein — translation MAQDILIMEEVDVRRADDSDDTRVFTINKMALPGIKRKTSEHTPGGGTGTVNFALPMIDALEPKFSVKGVDLDVLRKFGFSAGTNDKWTYASTLRNKKTNRLLPVRATIQGVVCEWSPGEHTPGELIDCDHSLMEVTYYELVVNNEQIFKWSFYTREWIHGGTDVFAEYRAALGV, via the coding sequence GTGGCCCAGGACATTCTCATCATGGAGGAGGTCGACGTTCGTCGTGCGGACGACAGCGACGACACCCGCGTCTTCACGATCAACAAGATGGCGCTGCCCGGGATCAAGCGCAAAACCTCCGAGCACACCCCGGGCGGTGGTACCGGCACGGTCAACTTCGCGCTACCGATGATCGACGCGCTGGAGCCGAAGTTCTCGGTGAAGGGCGTCGACCTGGACGTGCTGAGGAAATTCGGCTTCTCGGCCGGCACGAACGACAAGTGGACGTACGCCTCGACGCTCCGCAACAAGAAGACCAATCGTCTTCTGCCGGTCCGCGCCACGATCCAGGGCGTCGTCTGCGAGTGGTCGCCGGGTGAGCACACCCCGGGCGAGCTGATCGACTGCGATCACTCGCTGATGGAAGTGACTTACTATGAGCTGGTCGTGAACAACGAGCAGATCTTCAAGTGGTCGTTCTACACCCGCGAGTGGATCCACGGCGGGACGGACGTGTTCGCCGAGTACCGCGCGGCCCTCGGCGTCTGA
- a CDS encoding phage portal protein, producing the protein MSIVPRIKQGGVLPATSGDRPRPKASSGWWPGYMRGEASPVFRGWNPMPRDPADTVRSAWTRAAGRALDIIHNSGWISGAIDQAVANTVGVGLRPRLTLDAEVMGWDEDQATDWCARAEARFLNLWATNSYECDIEGRRTFAQMQAAAFRSWFGPGEIVSECAWKRRPGGAYGSKVRLIPAHRLSQRTAYPRLVQGVQMDEDWMPTSYWFWRRNTPTGTEQEIEVEARDRYGRPRIVHVFDGVPGQYRGISPLVAALATARRFDQLTESKLTANLIQAVFAATIKSDEPTEEILKGLLTPQEQARMASDGMSAFDAWAAMNEGWYKSTNIDLGINGRFAHLFPGQELEFHSTSQSSADFKDLALFLLREILRCLGLTYESGTGDYSGATYSSVRMATSEIFQITLYRRENIVGPFSTPHFLAWLEEDIERGGTPFPDGVAGFLAKRPALTLRWTGTPKPEADNLKTAKTWQTYRDMGVATDEAICADQGLGDVHDVYKQRAREMRLRAKYGLPENGPAPTPDPVADKLVVQEDN; encoded by the coding sequence ATGTCGATCGTACCCCGGATCAAGCAGGGCGGCGTTCTGCCCGCGACGTCCGGGGATCGCCCTCGGCCGAAAGCATCGAGCGGCTGGTGGCCCGGCTACATGCGCGGGGAGGCGTCCCCGGTGTTTCGCGGCTGGAACCCGATGCCGCGGGATCCGGCCGACACCGTCCGGTCCGCCTGGACCCGGGCGGCCGGGCGCGCGCTTGACATCATCCACAACTCGGGCTGGATCTCGGGCGCCATCGACCAAGCGGTCGCGAACACGGTCGGGGTCGGCCTGCGCCCTCGCCTGACCCTCGACGCCGAGGTCATGGGCTGGGACGAGGATCAGGCCACCGACTGGTGCGCGCGCGCCGAGGCCCGGTTCCTTAACCTCTGGGCCACGAACTCCTACGAGTGCGACATCGAGGGGCGGCGCACCTTCGCGCAGATGCAGGCCGCGGCCTTCCGCTCCTGGTTCGGCCCGGGGGAGATCGTCAGCGAGTGTGCCTGGAAGCGGCGCCCCGGCGGCGCATACGGCTCGAAGGTCCGGCTGATCCCGGCGCACCGGCTCTCGCAGCGCACGGCCTATCCGCGCCTCGTCCAGGGCGTCCAGATGGACGAAGACTGGATGCCGACGAGCTACTGGTTCTGGCGGCGCAATACCCCGACCGGGACCGAGCAGGAGATCGAGGTCGAGGCCCGGGACCGCTATGGGCGCCCCCGGATCGTCCACGTCTTCGACGGCGTGCCCGGGCAGTATCGGGGCATCTCGCCCCTGGTGGCGGCGCTCGCGACCGCCCGGCGCTTCGACCAGCTCACCGAGAGCAAGCTGACCGCGAACCTGATCCAGGCGGTCTTCGCCGCGACGATCAAGAGCGACGAGCCGACCGAGGAGATCCTGAAGGGGCTGCTGACCCCTCAGGAGCAGGCCCGGATGGCGAGCGACGGCATGAGCGCCTTCGACGCCTGGGCGGCGATGAACGAGGGCTGGTACAAGAGCACCAACATCGACCTCGGGATCAACGGGCGCTTTGCTCACCTCTTCCCGGGTCAGGAGCTGGAATTCCACTCGACCTCGCAGAGCAGCGCGGACTTCAAGGACTTGGCGCTGTTCCTTCTGCGCGAGATCCTGCGCTGCCTCGGCCTGACCTACGAGAGCGGCACCGGCGACTATTCCGGCGCGACCTACTCGTCGGTCCGTATGGCGACGAGCGAGATCTTCCAGATCACGCTCTACCGGCGCGAGAACATCGTCGGGCCCTTCTCGACGCCGCACTTCCTGGCGTGGCTGGAGGAGGACATCGAGCGCGGCGGCACGCCGTTCCCGGACGGGGTCGCCGGCTTCCTCGCCAAGCGCCCCGCCCTGACGCTGCGGTGGACTGGCACGCCCAAGCCCGAGGCGGACAACCTGAAGACCGCCAAGACGTGGCAGACCTACCGGGACATGGGCGTCGCGACCGACGAGGCGATCTGCGCCGACCAGGGGCTCGGGGACGTCCACGACGTCTACAAGCAGCGCGCCCGTGAGATGCGCCTGCGCGCGAAGTACGGGCTCCCGGAGAACGGGCCGGCGCCGACGCCCGACCCGGTGGCCGACAAGCTGGTCGTGCAGGAGGACAACTAG
- a CDS encoding phage baseplate assembly protein V codes for MSLEAAIRDLLDAHLELRREHEALKTRVANLIRPGKVSDSEHGKGVRVELDGGSDGQPHKSTWLQNLDATGVTSYRAKVGEQGWVLSPNGDQEQGAFVPFAHSKDRPDPAPDADTTVLFNRDDVNISIKNGTIHITAKAKVTWDVNGKTYSFDGSEHVFQGAKVKHDDKNIGKDHRHGGVVAGSQTTDVPQA; via the coding sequence ATGAGCCTCGAAGCCGCCATTAGGGATCTTCTCGACGCGCACTTGGAGCTGCGCCGCGAGCACGAGGCGCTGAAGACTCGGGTCGCCAACCTGATCCGCCCCGGCAAGGTCAGCGACAGCGAGCACGGCAAGGGGGTCAGGGTCGAGCTGGACGGCGGCTCGGACGGGCAGCCGCACAAGTCGACGTGGCTCCAGAACCTCGACGCGACGGGCGTCACCTCCTACCGCGCCAAGGTCGGCGAGCAGGGCTGGGTGCTCTCGCCCAACGGCGACCAGGAGCAGGGCGCCTTCGTACCCTTCGCCCATTCCAAGGACAGGCCGGACCCCGCACCGGACGCGGACACGACGGTCCTGTTCAACCGAGATGACGTGAACATCTCGATCAAGAACGGGACCATTCACATTACGGCGAAGGCCAAGGTGACTTGGGACGTCAACGGCAAGACCTACAGCTTCGATGGAAGCGAGCACGTCTTCCAGGGCGCCAAGGTCAAACACGACGACAAGAATATCGGCAAGGACCATCGCCACGGTGGAGTGGTCGCGGGAAGCCAGACCACCGACGTTCCGCAAGCCTGA
- a CDS encoding head decoration protein — translation MAYTQTETPASLTFLVSESEGPFQTRDAVKVPVNTALLPGTVLGAYTVGAQATAAAAADAGNTGNGTIAMDGTTPVLASAIDGDYRIVFLTATTFEVINPKGKNIGKGATGAAFSKDIKFTITAGGTAYVAGDALTVSVGVESSTSDRRFVPLNLSATDGSQNVTGIAGYRVISNAADEQVTTAITSGPAEVRGVDLIWPAGITAAQKAEGIEQLRRLNIKVR, via the coding sequence ATGGCCTACACCCAGACCGAGACCCCCGCTTCGCTGACCTTCCTGGTCAGCGAGAGCGAGGGCCCGTTCCAGACCCGCGACGCCGTGAAGGTCCCGGTCAACACCGCGCTCCTGCCCGGGACCGTCCTCGGCGCCTACACGGTCGGTGCCCAGGCGACCGCCGCCGCCGCGGCCGATGCCGGCAACACCGGAAACGGCACGATCGCGATGGACGGCACGACGCCCGTCCTGGCCTCCGCGATCGACGGCGACTACCGGATCGTCTTCCTGACCGCGACCACCTTCGAGGTCATCAACCCGAAGGGGAAGAACATCGGCAAGGGCGCGACCGGCGCGGCGTTTTCCAAGGACATCAAGTTCACGATCACGGCCGGCGGCACCGCCTACGTGGCCGGCGACGCCCTCACCGTCTCGGTCGGAGTCGAGAGCAGCACCAGCGACCGCCGCTTCGTGCCCCTGAACCTCTCGGCCACGGACGGCAGCCAGAACGTCACCGGCATCGCGGGTTACCGCGTCATCTCCAACGCGGCCGACGAGCAGGTGACGACCGCGATCACCTCCGGCCCCGCCGAGGTCCGCGGAGTCGACCTGATCTGGCCTGCCGGCATCACCGCGGCCCAGAAGGCCGAGGGCATCGAGCAGCTTCGCCGCCTGAACATCAAGGTCCGCTGA